A window of the Scandinavium goeteborgense genome harbors these coding sequences:
- a CDS encoding fimbrial outer membrane usher protein codes for MTLSGANFQLKSLTALIGLITAHAAWGEEYYFDPALFQGSAYGQNIGQFNQQHTAAGSYLVDVWVNGTQVKTGVKVTFRPPANGGEPEPCLTPSVMKAVQLKAVDAGQNDDQCRSLAAWAPGASWEFESSTLRLQLAIPMDALARTPRGYIPASEWDSGALALFVRHNTSYTVTENSDSHFRYQYLWSGINAGTNLGLWQLRHQGNLRYVDSSQNGSAYRYNSVRTWVQRPIESLNSVMTLGDSYTDSSLFGSLSFNGVKLTTDERMWPQGKRGYAPEVRGVAASSAHVVIRQLGKVIYETHVPPGPFVIDDLYNTRNQGDLTVDVVEASGKISTFTVPYSAVPDSVRPGNWHYSLALGRVRQYYSVNNDFFEGTLQRGVNNNVTLNLGSRIAEDYQAWLAGGVWATGFGAFGMNATWSNARVQNDERQQGWRAELSYSKTFTSGTNLVLAAYRYSTSGFRELQDVLGVRREQTTGTDYYSDTLQQRNRLSATVSQPLASFGTLNLSASSADYYGNQSRITQLQMGYSNQWNSISYGVNVARQRTSWDNNRFYSSVDDPQDSSSHQKYTETTFSFNVSVPFDWGNSRSSIAMNYNQSRESRSSTLSMSGSAGEHNDFSWSMYGGYERDRNGANGSASTFGGSMQENTRMGAVRASYDQGENYRQSALGASGTLVLHPGGLTVGPYTSETFALIHAEGAQGAVVQNGQGAVVDSFGYAIMPSLSPYRSNNVSLDSRTMTRDAELTGGSQRVVPYAGAIARVNFATLKGKAVLINLKSADGRVPPMGADVLDGDGTVIGMVGQGGQIYARIASASGSLLVRWGTAASQTCRVRYQLNLESQDEVIHLNKICEKE; via the coding sequence ATGACGTTATCTGGCGCTAATTTTCAGCTCAAGAGCCTGACGGCGCTGATCGGCCTGATCACGGCGCACGCCGCGTGGGGAGAGGAATATTACTTCGACCCGGCGCTGTTTCAGGGTTCCGCCTACGGGCAGAACATTGGCCAGTTCAACCAGCAACACACCGCCGCAGGCAGCTATCTGGTGGACGTTTGGGTCAATGGCACCCAGGTGAAAACCGGGGTAAAAGTCACCTTCCGCCCACCGGCGAACGGCGGCGAGCCGGAGCCGTGCCTGACGCCGTCGGTAATGAAAGCCGTGCAGCTCAAAGCGGTTGATGCCGGGCAAAATGACGACCAGTGCCGCTCACTGGCGGCCTGGGCGCCCGGCGCGAGCTGGGAATTCGAATCTTCAACGCTGCGCTTGCAGTTGGCGATTCCGATGGATGCGCTGGCACGCACGCCGCGCGGGTATATTCCCGCATCCGAATGGGACAGCGGCGCGCTGGCGCTGTTTGTACGCCATAACACCAGCTACACGGTGACCGAAAACAGCGACAGTCACTTTCGCTATCAGTATCTCTGGAGCGGCATCAACGCCGGCACCAACCTCGGCCTGTGGCAGCTACGCCATCAGGGCAACCTGCGCTACGTCGACAGCAGCCAGAATGGCAGCGCCTACCGCTATAACAGCGTGCGCACCTGGGTTCAGCGCCCGATAGAATCGCTCAACAGTGTGATGACCCTCGGCGACAGCTACACCGATTCCAGCCTGTTCGGCAGCCTGTCGTTTAATGGTGTGAAGCTGACCACCGACGAACGCATGTGGCCGCAGGGCAAACGCGGCTACGCGCCCGAAGTGCGCGGCGTGGCGGCAAGCAGCGCCCATGTGGTTATCCGCCAGCTCGGCAAAGTCATTTATGAAACCCATGTCCCGCCTGGCCCGTTCGTTATTGACGACCTGTATAACACCCGCAATCAGGGCGATCTGACCGTCGACGTGGTCGAAGCCAGCGGTAAAATTTCCACCTTCACGGTGCCCTACTCCGCGGTGCCGGATTCCGTGCGCCCGGGTAACTGGCATTACTCGCTGGCACTCGGCCGCGTGCGCCAGTATTACAGCGTGAATAACGATTTCTTCGAAGGCACGTTGCAGCGCGGGGTGAACAATAACGTCACGCTTAATCTGGGCTCGCGGATCGCGGAAGATTATCAGGCGTGGCTGGCGGGCGGCGTGTGGGCCACCGGCTTTGGCGCCTTCGGCATGAACGCCACCTGGTCCAACGCCCGGGTGCAGAACGACGAACGTCAGCAGGGCTGGCGCGCGGAGCTAAGCTACAGCAAAACCTTTACCTCTGGTACCAACCTGGTGCTGGCAGCGTACCGCTATTCCACCAGCGGCTTTCGCGAATTACAGGATGTGCTCGGCGTGCGCCGCGAGCAGACCACCGGCACCGATTACTATTCCGATACCTTGCAACAGCGAAACCGCCTGTCGGCCACCGTCAGCCAGCCTCTGGCGAGTTTCGGCACGCTAAACCTGAGCGCCAGCAGCGCCGACTACTACGGTAATCAATCGCGGATAACCCAGCTGCAAATGGGCTACAGCAACCAGTGGAACAGCATCAGCTACGGGGTCAACGTGGCCCGCCAGCGCACCAGCTGGGACAACAACCGCTTTTACAGCAGCGTGGATGATCCGCAGGACAGCAGCAGCCACCAAAAATACACCGAGACGACGTTCTCCTTTAACGTTTCGGTCCCGTTCGACTGGGGCAACAGCCGTTCGTCGATTGCGATGAACTACAACCAGTCGCGCGAAAGCCGGTCTTCAACGCTGTCGATGAGCGGCTCTGCCGGTGAACACAACGATTTCTCGTGGTCGATGTACGGCGGCTATGAACGCGACCGGAACGGTGCCAACGGCAGCGCCAGCACCTTCGGCGGCAGCATGCAGGAAAACACCCGCATGGGCGCGGTACGCGCCAGCTATGACCAGGGCGAAAACTACCGTCAGAGTGCGCTCGGCGCATCCGGCACCCTTGTGCTGCACCCCGGCGGCCTGACGGTCGGGCCTTACACCAGCGAAACCTTTGCGCTGATCCACGCCGAGGGCGCACAGGGTGCGGTGGTGCAGAACGGTCAGGGCGCGGTGGTCGACAGCTTTGGCTACGCCATCATGCCGTCGCTCTCCCCGTATCGCAGCAACAACGTCAGCCTCGACAGCCGGACCATGACCCGCGATGCGGAACTGACCGGCGGCAGCCAGCGCGTAGTGCCGTATGCCGGGGCCATTGCCCGCGTTAATTTCGCCACCCTGAAAGGCAAGGCGGTGCTTATCAACCTCAAATCCGCCGACGGTCGCGTGCCGCCGATGGGGGCCGATGTGCTCGACGGCGACGGCACGGTTATCGGGATGGTTGGCCAGGGCGGGCAAATTTATGCCCGTATCGCCAGCGCCTCCGGCTCACTGCTGGTGCGTTGGGGCACGGCAGCCAGTCAGACGTGCCGCGTGCGTTATCAGCTCAACCTGGAAAGTCAGGACGAGGTAATCCATTTGAATAAAATCTGTGAAAAGGAGTAG
- the stbD gene encoding fimbrial usher protein StbD, giving the protein MRVHARSLLFVASLLFSTSLLANCIKVTNTSSLSAAAIAAGYTAASWTGACDTCSGNIGLPATISINSGSNFQPSGTLLASSVGSFLTSASNKAYSSNQILYRCQLADAGSLFEMYATNGDNAYTGMYTSSEVDGAYYDVAKNVAVRITNLSSGEYYSRYWKQRQLTADSWFEDGTYIYIPASAFSNVLYEMYKINSTSYYLSAANMYKDAYTQPRGYIAFKGPGLDTNSLKDGMDSLSYYYGWYGNWPAAWSTWGNVTYVRGALCQVKDYPAVVLLPTVSSAVLQSGGSSQAPFSVSLQCEAGAKSSTSASTSSAANVSMGFLVNQPTAVSAAKTLGLTTSGGGLTWLLDNQYGASGVASGVGIRIYNRTGAALNLLPDRASTGTGNARGWYAYQDLTSLVSSDTVNTYSGDFTASLEALSGQTITAGTVNAQLQVVVSFQ; this is encoded by the coding sequence ATGCGCGTTCACGCCCGATCGCTTCTGTTTGTTGCGAGCCTGCTTTTCAGCACCTCGCTGCTGGCCAACTGTATAAAGGTCACCAACACTTCGTCGCTGTCGGCAGCCGCGATTGCCGCGGGTTACACCGCCGCCAGCTGGACCGGGGCGTGCGATACCTGTTCCGGTAACATTGGCCTGCCCGCCACCATCAGCATTAACAGCGGCAGCAACTTCCAGCCCTCCGGCACGCTGCTGGCCAGTTCGGTGGGAAGTTTCCTCACCAGCGCGAGCAATAAAGCCTATTCCAGTAATCAAATTCTCTATCGCTGCCAGCTGGCGGACGCGGGAAGTTTGTTTGAGATGTACGCCACCAACGGCGACAACGCCTATACCGGGATGTACACCTCCTCAGAAGTGGACGGCGCATACTATGACGTCGCCAAAAACGTGGCGGTGCGCATTACCAATCTCAGCAGCGGCGAGTATTACAGCCGTTACTGGAAACAGCGCCAGCTCACCGCCGACAGCTGGTTTGAGGATGGAACCTACATCTATATTCCCGCCAGCGCGTTCAGCAACGTGCTGTACGAGATGTATAAAATCAACTCCACCAGCTATTACCTCAGCGCCGCAAACATGTACAAAGACGCCTATACCCAGCCGCGCGGCTACATCGCCTTTAAAGGGCCGGGGCTGGACACCAACTCCCTGAAAGACGGGATGGACAGCCTCTCCTACTACTACGGCTGGTACGGCAACTGGCCCGCGGCCTGGAGCACCTGGGGCAATGTCACCTATGTGCGCGGTGCCCTGTGCCAGGTGAAAGATTATCCGGCGGTGGTGTTGCTGCCGACCGTCAGCAGCGCGGTGCTACAGTCCGGCGGCAGCAGTCAGGCACCGTTCAGCGTCAGCTTGCAGTGTGAGGCGGGCGCGAAATCCAGTACCAGCGCGTCGACGTCCAGCGCCGCCAACGTCTCGATGGGCTTCCTGGTCAATCAACCGACCGCGGTGTCTGCCGCAAAAACGCTGGGGCTGACCACCTCCGGCGGCGGATTAACCTGGCTGCTGGACAACCAATACGGCGCCAGCGGCGTGGCCTCCGGCGTCGGCATTCGTATTTATAACCGCACGGGCGCGGCACTGAATCTGCTGCCGGACCGCGCCAGTACCGGTACCGGCAACGCGCGCGGCTGGTACGCCTATCAGGATCTGACCTCGCTGGTCTCCTCCGATACGGTCAATACCTACAGCGGTGATTTTACCGCCTCGCTTGAGGCTCTCAGTGGACAAACAATCACAGCAGGAACCGTGAATGCGCAGTTGCAAGTGGTGGTCAGTTTCCAGTAG
- a CDS encoding fimbria/pilus periplasmic chaperone codes for MKEPLRHGMLVLLGAALFCATAAVSHASVTIMGSRIIFGSAASSVDVQLKNSDSFPYVVQTWFDDGDVNASPQDSSAVPFIATPPIFRIQPKAGQIVRIVYSKTKSLPHDRESVYWFNALQLPPANVGGEQKQNKMLVVMRTRIKLFYRPASLGQPGELVKKLQLKAVSDAKKGAGVEITNPNPWFASVSNLSARVNGIHYAMTADMVAPFASRTFWLSGKAKAPQGKGSVNVTLVNDQGARMSEHYDVIWR; via the coding sequence ATGAAGGAACCGCTTCGCCACGGAATGCTGGTCTTGCTGGGTGCGGCACTGTTTTGCGCCACCGCCGCGGTCAGTCACGCCAGCGTGACCATTATGGGCAGCCGCATTATCTTCGGCTCTGCGGCCTCGTCGGTGGACGTACAGCTTAAAAACAGCGACAGCTTCCCCTACGTCGTTCAGACCTGGTTCGATGACGGGGACGTCAACGCCAGCCCGCAGGACAGCAGCGCCGTGCCGTTTATCGCCACGCCGCCGATATTCCGCATTCAGCCTAAAGCGGGCCAAATAGTGCGCATTGTGTACAGCAAAACCAAATCGCTGCCTCACGACCGGGAATCGGTGTACTGGTTTAACGCCTTGCAGCTCCCGCCCGCTAATGTTGGCGGGGAACAAAAGCAAAACAAGATGCTGGTGGTGATGCGCACGCGCATCAAGCTGTTTTACCGTCCGGCGTCCCTGGGCCAACCCGGCGAACTGGTCAAAAAGCTCCAGTTAAAAGCGGTGTCTGATGCGAAAAAAGGCGCAGGCGTGGAAATCACCAACCCCAATCCGTGGTTTGCGTCCGTTAGCAACCTGAGCGCCCGCGTGAACGGCATCCACTACGCCATGACTGCCGATATGGTGGCCCCGTTCGCCAGTCGCACCTTCTGGTTATCGGGCAAAGCCAAGGCACCCCAAGGAAAAGGCAGCGTTAACGTCACTCTGGTCAACGATCAGGGCGCAAGGATGAGTGAACATTATGACGTTATCTGGCGCTAA
- a CDS encoding fimbrial protein, which translates to MLKKSYLTILTGALLVSANAMAVSNNTISFQGEVTDETCSIAINGNQTTPVVLLPTVSSTDLAASGDTAGPVTFDIGLTGCTGDAANETKISTVFVGNQVTTNGNLGNTGTAGNVEVQLLDTTGLEINLTDGFTGDGDLKLAAGASDASASYTAQYYAAGKATAGTVEATLQYAVSYQ; encoded by the coding sequence ATGTTGAAAAAAAGTTATCTCACAATTCTGACTGGCGCCCTGCTGGTTTCCGCCAACGCCATGGCCGTTTCTAATAACACCATCAGCTTCCAGGGCGAAGTGACCGACGAAACCTGCTCCATTGCCATCAATGGCAATCAGACCACGCCAGTGGTTCTGCTGCCAACCGTCAGCAGCACCGATTTGGCCGCCAGTGGCGACACCGCCGGTCCCGTCACCTTTGATATCGGCCTGACCGGCTGCACCGGCGACGCGGCTAACGAAACCAAAATATCCACCGTGTTTGTTGGCAACCAGGTCACCACCAACGGCAACCTCGGCAACACCGGCACCGCCGGCAACGTGGAAGTTCAGCTCCTCGACACCACCGGCCTCGAAATCAACCTGACCGACGGCTTCACCGGCGACGGCGACCTGAAACTGGCCGCGGGCGCAAGCGACGCCAGCGCCTCTTATACCGCGCAGTACTACGCCGCGGGTAAAGCCACCGCCGGTACCGTGGAAGCCACCCTGCAGTACGCCGTTTCCTACCAGTAA
- a CDS encoding winged helix-turn-helix domain-containing protein translates to MPIAFTRWIREMKFLFNKHVIFDSDTGSLAVHDEQDDPVQISNPTKRLLLLLLNHQGEVVNREVIFKKVWDDFGMVSSNNNLNHCISKLRRILRILGLEDEVITTVPKMGFMFQEEIQIEALPEPPDVMQDEPRIRDISTPESSASVKTEQTATSSLRTANVMNWLSMVIAITTLMASAWFWYNNRPPDRKEVFMGKAGTCSVMVSEQLLHSGDAVTFKSGLMRYAQDLNPQCNSDQYLLVIKSRSYKTWSQELSRLYFMRCANLRESKAEVCWSLTEPPHSST, encoded by the coding sequence TTGCCTATTGCATTCACCAGATGGATCCGTGAGATGAAATTCCTTTTTAATAAACACGTTATATTCGATTCTGATACCGGATCGCTGGCTGTTCATGATGAACAGGACGATCCGGTTCAAATCTCAAACCCCACAAAACGCTTATTACTGCTGCTCCTGAACCATCAGGGCGAGGTGGTCAATCGTGAGGTTATATTTAAAAAAGTCTGGGATGACTTTGGGATGGTATCCAGCAATAACAATCTCAATCATTGCATTAGTAAATTAAGACGAATTCTACGTATTTTAGGCCTGGAAGATGAAGTCATCACCACCGTCCCGAAAATGGGCTTTATGTTTCAGGAAGAAATACAAATAGAAGCGTTACCCGAGCCGCCTGATGTTATGCAAGATGAGCCGAGAATAAGAGATATTTCTACGCCTGAATCCTCCGCTTCGGTGAAAACGGAGCAGACAGCGACCTCATCATTGCGCACGGCGAATGTGATGAACTGGTTGTCGATGGTGATCGCCATTACCACGCTGATGGCCTCTGCCTGGTTCTGGTACAACAACCGGCCGCCGGACAGAAAGGAAGTGTTTATGGGCAAAGCCGGAACCTGCAGCGTGATGGTTTCAGAACAATTGCTGCATAGCGGGGACGCCGTCACCTTCAAAAGCGGGCTGATGCGATATGCACAGGACCTGAACCCGCAGTGCAACAGCGATCAGTACCTGCTGGTGATCAAGAGTCGATCGTATAAAACCTGGAGCCAGGAACTGTCTCGCCTCTACTTTATGCGCTGCGCCAACCTTCGGGAAAGCAAAGCGGAAGTCTGCTGGAGTCTGACCGAACCGCCTCATTCCAGCACCTGA
- the osmF gene encoding ABC transporter substrate-binding protein yields the protein MHNKTKWMTGVSLLAALSLPLHAAEPVKVGSKIDTEGALLGNIILQVLDNHGVKTVNKVQLGTTPVVRGAITSGELDIYPEYTGNGAFFFKDDNDPAWKNAQQGYEKVKKLDAEQNKLIWLTPSPANNTWTIAVRQDMAEKNKLTSLADLSAYLKKGGTFKLAASAEFIERPDALPAFEKAYDFKLDQGQLLSLAGGDTAVTIKAAAQQTSGVNAAMAYGTDGPVAALGLQTLTDPKGVQPIYAPTPVIREAVLKAYPQIPEWLKPVFEKLDAKTLQKLNASIAVEGLDAKKVAADWLKQQGLVK from the coding sequence ATGCACAATAAAACGAAGTGGATGACGGGCGTTTCGCTGTTGGCTGCGCTGAGCTTGCCGCTGCATGCGGCTGAACCGGTAAAGGTTGGTTCTAAGATTGATACCGAAGGGGCGCTGCTCGGCAACATCATCTTGCAGGTACTGGACAACCACGGCGTGAAAACCGTGAACAAAGTGCAGTTGGGCACCACGCCGGTTGTACGCGGGGCGATTACCTCCGGCGAGCTGGATATCTACCCGGAATACACCGGTAACGGGGCATTCTTCTTTAAGGATGATAACGACCCTGCGTGGAAGAACGCGCAGCAGGGCTACGAGAAAGTGAAAAAACTCGATGCCGAGCAGAACAAACTGATCTGGCTGACGCCGTCCCCGGCGAATAATACCTGGACCATCGCGGTGCGCCAGGATATGGCAGAGAAGAACAAACTCACCTCGCTGGCGGATTTGAGCGCGTACCTGAAAAAGGGCGGCACCTTCAAACTGGCGGCGTCGGCAGAATTTATTGAGCGTCCGGACGCGCTGCCCGCTTTCGAAAAAGCCTACGACTTCAAACTCGACCAGGGTCAGCTATTATCACTGGCGGGCGGTGACACTGCGGTGACCATCAAAGCGGCGGCGCAGCAAACCTCCGGCGTGAACGCGGCGATGGCTTACGGTACCGATGGTCCGGTGGCGGCTTTGGGCCTGCAAACGCTGACCGATCCGAAAGGCGTTCAGCCAATCTATGCCCCAACCCCGGTGATCCGCGAGGCGGTGCTGAAAGCCTATCCGCAAATCCCGGAATGGCTGAAGCCAGTGTTTGAAAAACTGGACGCGAAAACGCTGCAAAAACTGAATGCCAGCATCGCGGTGGAAGGGCTGGATGCGAAGAAAGTGGCCGCTGACTGGCTGAAACAACAGGGACTGGTGAAGTAA